The Paenibacillus uliginis N3/975 genome has a window encoding:
- a CDS encoding carbohydrate ABC transporter permease, whose product MAVRLRVILPHCVLILFSVIFLFPFMWLVMTSLKTPEEILKFPPSILPETFQWSNYKAAFEAIPFTRYMMNTFLICIINIIGQLFAAPLVAYSISRIPWKGRKIIFTIVVATMILPAQVQMIPQYIIFTKLGWVNTIMPLTIGAFFGAPFFIFLLRQFLLGVPMELSEAAKIDGASEIRIYLKIILPILKPALATVVLFSFVWSYVDFMGPLIYLNDSVKWTITVGLQSFQQDHGAQWEKLMAASTIMAIPMILIYFFGQKYFMKSGSALTGFK is encoded by the coding sequence ATGGCTGTCAGGTTGCGAGTTATTCTACCGCATTGTGTGCTTATTCTATTCTCCGTCATCTTCCTGTTTCCATTCATGTGGTTGGTTATGACCTCGCTTAAGACGCCGGAAGAGATACTTAAGTTTCCACCGAGTATTTTGCCGGAGACATTTCAGTGGTCCAACTATAAAGCAGCATTTGAGGCAATTCCTTTCACACGATATATGATGAACACGTTTCTGATCTGCATCATTAATATTATCGGTCAGCTGTTTGCAGCTCCACTAGTAGCCTATTCGATATCCAGAATACCATGGAAAGGTCGGAAAATTATATTTACGATCGTTGTAGCGACCATGATTTTGCCGGCCCAAGTGCAAATGATTCCGCAATACATTATCTTTACGAAACTGGGTTGGGTAAACACGATTATGCCGCTTACCATCGGAGCTTTTTTTGGAGCGCCGTTCTTCATCTTTCTGCTTCGCCAATTTTTGCTGGGGGTACCGATGGAATTGTCAGAGGCTGCAAAGATTGACGGGGCTTCTGAGATTCGGATTTATCTGAAAATAATTTTGCCGATTTTGAAACCGGCACTGGCAACCGTTGTACTGTTTTCTTTCGTATGGTCTTACGTGGATTTCATGGGACCGCTTATTTATTTGAACGATTCTGTGAAATGGACGATAACTGTCGGTCTGCAAAGTTTCCAGCAGGATCACGGGGCTCAGTGGGAGAAACTTATGGCTGCTTCTACAATCATGGCGATACCTATGATCCTAATCTATTTCTTCGGACAAAAATATTTCATGAAATCCGGATCAGCGTTAACCGGATTCAAATAA
- a CDS encoding Gfo/Idh/MocA family protein yields the protein MSKTIIAIIGCGTIANNAHIPAYLANPDAEIKYFCDIRKDRAEKAVDQYGCGAAIEDYRLILDDLDVDAVSICTPNNCHASIAIDCLRAGKHVLCEKPAARTYEEALEMQKVQHATGKILNIGVVNRFNTGVNIIKKMIEDGELGELYHVYVSFRAHRSIPGLGGDFTTKAVAGGGALIDWGVHFLDLVMYCAGDPDPTTVSGQTYSKLGKDIENYTYLNMWAGPPDSTGTYDVDDYVTALIRTAGPSITVNGAWAQNIGVEEMYIDFLGDKAGIRLQYGAEFTIYSAKHGALLDSTPKFTQTNHFQNEIDGFLACIKSGEKLPSHIDTVILTSKIIQAIYRSSEQGEEVSFIKQGVM from the coding sequence ATGAGTAAAACAATAATAGCGATCATAGGATGCGGCACCATTGCTAACAATGCTCATATTCCAGCCTATCTTGCCAATCCAGATGCTGAGATTAAGTATTTTTGCGATATACGTAAGGATCGGGCAGAGAAGGCGGTAGATCAATATGGCTGTGGTGCGGCAATTGAGGATTACCGCTTGATTTTGGATGACCTTGATGTTGATGCAGTTTCCATATGTACCCCGAACAATTGCCATGCTTCGATCGCTATTGATTGTTTGCGGGCAGGGAAGCATGTGCTTTGTGAAAAGCCGGCTGCCAGAACGTATGAGGAAGCTCTTGAGATGCAGAAAGTCCAACACGCAACCGGGAAAATTTTGAATATCGGCGTCGTAAACCGTTTTAATACTGGCGTTAATATCATTAAAAAGATGATTGAAGATGGGGAACTGGGAGAGTTGTATCATGTATATGTAAGCTTTCGTGCCCATCGCTCTATTCCGGGGCTGGGTGGGGACTTCACTACGAAAGCAGTCGCGGGAGGAGGAGCACTCATTGACTGGGGGGTTCACTTCCTTGATCTCGTGATGTATTGCGCAGGTGATCCGGATCCCACAACAGTTTCAGGACAGACCTACTCCAAATTGGGTAAGGATATAGAAAATTACACATATCTCAACATGTGGGCGGGACCACCGGATAGTACCGGTACTTATGATGTTGATGATTACGTAACCGCATTGATTCGAACCGCTGGGCCTTCTATAACGGTAAACGGGGCTTGGGCACAAAATATTGGAGTTGAAGAAATGTACATCGACTTCCTGGGTGATAAAGCGGGAATCCGGCTACAATATGGGGCTGAATTTACCATTTATAGCGCAAAACATGGCGCTTTGCTGGATAGTACGCCTAAATTTACACAGACTAATCACTTTCAGAACGAGATTGACGGATTCCTCGCCTGTATTAAGTCGGGGGAGAAGTTACCGTCGCATATCGATACCGTTATTTTAACATCGAAGATTATCCAGGCAATCTATCGCTCCTCCGAGCAAGGTGAAGAAGTCTCGTTCATAAAGCAAGGAGTGATGTAA
- a CDS encoding N-acyl-D-glucosamine 2-epimerase, translated as MQGKHKEAELYGPTIQFDPSFSYYQNRSAESIADEFLQNGYTTVRYFVVNENNVNRELVETLKSRGLSVWALVLGNGSYSVEGFPSDWPTWQMELLTPVNDGYYRFSPHSASYVEWKKNKLADLVRNIPFDGIEVAEPYFPEWEGINRGVYGDVGPLARAAFQQQYGLSSIPNFTDPSHPDYYLTNRELYGKWIEFRVDTVNGFLNELINGKGGVRDTRKDIRVATWSLAIDAGDDSVDKLREIQGLDAAEMISTVRPDVHFLQTHWPDWMKSQEALPPTYINQYQNFVDQIRAVHPDIPLGVQADIGSGLWMVKDRNWYNSLGQVALDMGFKTWTAYEYHLGKYMYEEAPKPVAIARPHHDQVIISFQKRIDESSAKLPGSLIIMTEAGEIPIAPEHITVDGNMLIIQSNQLPKKEFRLRIQHVTDTPSYWLYNKEQTANVIIEGTVIQVNKKKK; from the coding sequence ATTCAAGGCAAACATAAGGAAGCAGAGCTGTATGGTCCTACGATTCAGTTCGATCCCAGTTTCTCATATTATCAAAATCGCTCAGCAGAAAGCATCGCCGATGAGTTTTTACAAAATGGGTACACTACCGTGCGGTATTTTGTCGTGAATGAGAACAACGTTAACCGTGAACTTGTAGAGACGCTTAAAAGTCGGGGATTATCCGTCTGGGCACTTGTCTTAGGTAACGGCTCATACTCCGTTGAGGGCTTCCCTTCGGATTGGCCGACCTGGCAGATGGAGTTGTTGACTCCCGTCAATGACGGTTACTACCGCTTCTCACCTCACAGTGCGAGCTATGTGGAATGGAAGAAAAATAAGCTTGCTGATCTCGTAAGAAATATTCCTTTTGATGGTATTGAAGTTGCGGAGCCTTATTTCCCGGAATGGGAAGGTATCAATCGAGGGGTTTATGGTGACGTCGGACCGCTAGCTAGAGCGGCATTTCAACAGCAGTATGGTCTTTCCTCCATTCCGAATTTTACAGATCCAAGTCATCCTGATTATTATTTGACGAACAGAGAGCTTTATGGGAAATGGATAGAGTTTAGAGTAGATACGGTGAATGGTTTTCTTAATGAACTGATTAACGGCAAGGGTGGTGTCCGGGACACCAGGAAGGATATACGCGTTGCCACTTGGTCGCTTGCTATAGATGCAGGAGACGACTCCGTTGATAAGTTGCGGGAAATTCAAGGTCTCGATGCAGCAGAAATGATCTCAACTGTCCGTCCTGATGTTCACTTCTTGCAGACCCATTGGCCTGACTGGATGAAATCACAAGAAGCGTTGCCGCCGACGTATATTAACCAGTATCAAAATTTTGTCGATCAAATTCGTGCCGTTCATCCGGATATCCCGCTCGGTGTGCAAGCCGATATTGGCTCAGGACTATGGATGGTTAAAGATCGTAATTGGTACAACTCGTTAGGCCAAGTGGCGCTGGATATGGGTTTTAAAACTTGGACTGCTTACGAATATCATCTTGGAAAATATATGTATGAAGAAGCACCTAAGCCGGTCGCGATCGCTCGTCCGCATCACGATCAAGTGATCATTTCCTTTCAAAAACGGATTGACGAGTCTTCCGCTAAGCTTCCCGGCAGTTTAATCATCATGACGGAGGCAGGCGAGATTCCAATCGCACCCGAACACATAACTGTTGACGGTAATATGCTAATTATCCAATCCAATCAGCTGCCGAAAAAGGAGTTTCGCTTACGAATTCAACATGTAACCGATACACCATCCTATTGGCTGTATAACAAAGAACAGACTGCTAATGTGATTATAGAGGGCACTGTTATTCAGGTGAATAAGAAGAAAAAATAA